Below is a genomic region from Nymphaea colorata isolate Beijing-Zhang1983 unplaced genomic scaffold, ASM883128v2 scaffold0160, whole genome shotgun sequence.
aaaagaaatgatatattaTTCCAATATGTATGGTCTATGAATCATCTTAGAAAGGGCAATGTGATAAGGcatcatatactataatataattcAATTCATCTATAATTGAgatagatttcaaaaaataaagagcatTGAGTCGATAGAGACTGAGGAGATTGACTCAGGGACAGATTAAATTAGAAGCTCCATTGCAGAATTCAGACCTCGACATTAATGGAGGAGAAGCTATGGGAACGACGGAACCTGTGACTGCGGAGGATTCGATTGAAACGAATCCTAATGATTCACTGGACGGGATGGCGGAACGCGCCGGGAACGAACTGATTTCTTCGAAGAGGTTATGGAGCGACCCTACGAATAAAgcagataaatataaaagagtaAATATTCGCCCGCGAAATTTCATCCATTAAATAATCctaatattatttattgtttatttatcgTTTCATTCGCGAGGAGCTGGATGAGAAGAAACTCTCATGTCCGGTTCTGTAGTAGAGATGGAATTGAGACACTACCATCAACTATAACCCCAAAAGAACCAGGTTTCGTAAACACATAGAGGAAGAATGAAAGGAGTATCTTATCGGGGCAATCGTATTTGTTTCGGTAAATATGCGCTTCAGGCACTTGAACCCGCTTGGATCACATCTAGACAAATAGAAGCAGGGCGCCGCGCAATGACACGATATGCCCGTCGTGGCGGAAAAATATGGGTACGTATATTCCCCGACAAACCCGTTACACTAAGACCCGCGGAAACACGTATGGGTTCGGGAAGGGATCTCCTGAATATTGGGTATCCGTCGTTAAACCGGATCGAATACTTTATGAAATGGGCGGAGTATCAGAAACCGTAGCCAGAGCCGCTATGGAAATAGCGGCGCGCAAAATGCCTATACGAACAAAATTCGTTATTGCGGAATAGGGATATCGGACCAAAGGGatatttatgaatgatgaaaaatataatctatAATCGCTGGTTTACTTATTTCTggacagaaaattttcttttccccctcgCCTCTTGCATTGaaagaactcaaataaaagaaagatgattcaACCTCAGACCTTTTTGAATGTAGCGGACAACAGCGGAGCTCGAAAATTGATGTGTATTCGAATCATAGGAGCTAGTAATTACCGATATGCTCATATCGGTGACGTTATTGTTGCTGTAATCAAAGAAGCAGTGCCAAATATGCCCCTGGAAAGATCAGAAGTAATCAGAGCTGTAATTGTACGTACATGTAAAGAACTCAAGCGCGACAACGGTATGATAATCCGGTATGATGACAATGCAGCAGTTGTCATTGATCAAGAAGGAAATCCAAAAGGCACCCGAGTTTTTGGTTCGATTGCTCGTGAATTGAGACAGTTAAATTTCACTAAGATAGTCTCATTAGCTCCCGAAGTATTATAAATAATGAACGCTAGTAGACGAGACAATGGGTAGTAGGGTCTTTGAAATGGATAAATTAGTAGATTATGTCTCAGGCATATacctttaatgaaaataaaaaaagaaacatgttgattatatcaaagcaaaaaaaaaatgatagttcgTCATGGGTAGAGACACTATTGCCGATATAATAACTTATATAAGAAATGCTGACATGGATAAAAAAGGAACAGTTCGAATACCATCCACTAATATTACCGAAAACATTGTGAAATACTTCTACGAGAGGGTTTTATCGAAAATGTTAGGAAGCACCGGGAAAACAACAAGGATTTCTTGGTTTTAACCCTACGACatagaagaaataggaaaagagcacatagaaatattttaaagcGTATCAGCAGACCAGGTCTGCGAATCTATTCCAACTCTCAACGAATTCCTAGGATTTCAGGCGGGATAGGGGTTGTAATTCTTTCTACTTCTAGGGGTATAATGACAGATCGAGAAGCTCGACTAGAAAGAATTGGAggagaaattttgttttatatatggtGAGGTGATCCATCTGGTATACGAATTTGATACGTAACTTCctatttatgaaaaagagagTAGAGGTGGGTTGTCTAATGTCACTCCTCCTACATTAGTTAATACTTCAAGGAGGTTACCtggaatgaaagaacaaaaattgatcCATGAAGGTTTAATTACTGAATCACTTCCCAATGGCATGTTCTGGGTTCGCTTAGATAACGAAGACCTGGTTCTAGGTTATGTTTCAGGGCGGATACGACGTAGTTTTATACGAATACTACCAGGAGATAGAGTAAAAATAGAAGTCAGCCGTTATGATTCAACAAGGGGACGTATAATTTATAGACTTCGCAATAAAGATTCAAACGATTaggtatttaaattttcatgggGATAAATTTTAAGGCTCAAACACTAACTTAAGGtgaattaaagaaaagagacttattttctttcaaagagtAGATTCGGAATTAAGgaacaacaaatatgaaaataagagctTCTGTTCGtaagatttgtgaaaaatgtcGACTGATCCGTAGGCGAGGACGAATTATAGTAATTTGTTCTAATCCGAACATAAACAGAGACAgggataatatttataaaaaaaaagaacttcactttctaagagacctaatgtacaaataaataaagaatttgttttcacatgaaatggatatATCCGTATATCTCTGACTCATATTTATGAGATGGCAAATAGAATATGACAAAACCTATACCAAGAATTGGTTCACGTAGAAATAGCCGTATTAGTTCACGTAAGAGTGGGTGTAGAACACCAATAGGAGTTATTCATGTTCAAGCGAGTTTCAACAATACTATTGTTACTGTTACAGACCCACAAGGTCGGGTCGTTTCTTGGTCTTCTGCGGGTACCTGTGGATTCAAGGGCACAAGAAGGGGTACCCCATTTGCTGCTCAAACCGCAGCAGGAAATGCTATTCGTGCGGTAGTAGACCAGGGTATGCAACGAGCAGAAGTCATGATAAAGGGTCCCGGTCTCGGGAGAGATGCAGCATTACGAGCGATTCGTAGAAGTGGTATACTATTAAATTTTGTACGTGACGTAACCCCTATGCCGCATAATGGATGTAGACCGCCAAAAAAAGGCGCgtttagaaataaaaatggaaaagattccaatccaagagaaataaataattaaatgatctcatcaaataatattatattagtATGGTTCGGGAGGAAGTACCAGTATCCACTCGGACGCTACAGTGGAAGTGTGTTGAATCAAGAGCAGACAGCAAACGCCTTTATTATGGTCGTTTCGTTTTATCCCCACTTATGAAGGGTCAAGCCGATACAATCGGTATCGCGATGCGAAGGGCTTTACTTGGAGAACTAGAAGGAACATGTATTACGCGCGCAAAATCTGATAAGGTACCACATGAATATTCTACGATAGTAGGTATTGAAGAATCAGTCCAtgaaattttaatgaatttgaaaaaaattgtatttagaaGTGATCTGTACGGAACTCTCGACGCATCTATCTATGTCAGGGGCCCTAGACACGTAACTGCTCAAGATATCATCTCACCACCTTCTGTAGAAATAGTTGATACTACACAGCATATAGCTGTCCTAACGGAACCGGTTGATTTGTGcattgaattaaaaattgagaGGGGTCGTGGATATTGTACGAGAACCCCAAATAACTATCAAGACGGAAGCTATCCTATAGATGCTGTATCCATGCCTGTTCGAAATGCGAATCATAGTATTCATTCTTATGGGAATGGGAATGAGAAACAAGAgatactttttcttgaaatatggACGAATGGAAGTTTAACTCCTAAGGAAGCGCTTTATGAAGCTTCTCGTAATTTGATCgatttatttattccttttttacaTGCGGAGGAACAGGACATAAATAGAAATATGGAGGACAATCAAAAAAGGGCTAGTGTGCCCTTTTTTACCTTTGATGATGGATTGGAtaatatgaaaagagaaatcatattgAAACGTATTTTTATTGATCAATTAGAATTGCCTCCTAGGACTTATAACTGTCTCAAAAGGTCTAATATACATACATTGCTGGACCTTTTGagtaaaagtcaagaagatCTTATGAGAATTGAGCATTTTCGCGTAGAAGACGTAAAACAAATATTCGACATTCTACAGAAGGGTTTCACAATCGACTTGCTTAAAAATTCAACTCAGTTTGAATCccgttgaaatttttttttcatttcgaaTGAAAGcacgaaatgaaaaaattataaatgaaagactatttattaactagaaaataatgaaataaaatttctattattttcttatctttatcttatttcttattttttataactaAACTAACTATAAAATTATACTATAATTATTCTTcctatatattacaaattattattcaattcgaattgaataataatttgtaatatataatcaatatacacactaaaatatacacactaacgaaaaaagaagaaacaaaaacaaagtctgTTTGAATCTTCAGCATAGTCTGTATTCGTGGATTCTTCAGAATAGATCTATaatcaaatgaaagagatgTATCTAGGAGGATAAACTTTGAAGTATGCCTAACTAGATACATACGTAATATCCCGCCTTACCTTAGTATTTCAAGatctattttaatttgaaaaagaccTAAAGTTAGAGACTTATCAATAGGTAATGTTGCTCCAATACCTAACCAAAGGGCTACTGCCGTACCAA
It encodes:
- the LOC126409396 gene encoding DNA-directed RNA polymerase subunit alpha-like translates to MVREEVPVSTRTLQWKCVESRADSKRLYYGRFVLSPLMKGQADTIGIAMRRALLGELEGTCITRAKSDKVPHEYSTIVGIEESVHEILMNLKKIVFRSDLYGTLDASIYVRGPRHVTAQDIISPPSVEIVDTTQHIAVLTEPVDLCIELKIERGRGYCTRTPNNYQDGSYPIDAVSMPVRNANHSIHSYGNGNEKQEILFLEIWTNGSLTPKEALYEASRNLIDLFIPFLHAEEQDINRNMEDNQKRASVPFFTFDDGLDNMKREIILKRIFIDQLELPPRTYNCLKRSNIHTLLDLLSKSQEDLMRIEHFRVEDVKQIFDILQKGFTIDLLKNSTQFESR